One stretch of Ipomoea triloba cultivar NCNSP0323 chromosome 8, ASM357664v1 DNA includes these proteins:
- the LOC116026943 gene encoding uncharacterized protein LOC116026943 encodes MGEFMGSSTNTLNGDVVDEINMYYDCRYISTCEGTWRLLDMLLSDSDKKQFALVELEKLLSLWGKCLRDFLEMPLPDETSMGLMENMLLAEELAYDKESLKTKHETLVTQLTDEQKNVYNSVMNDIDCNGGGLIFVYGYK; translated from the exons ATGGGAGAGTTCATGGGTAGTTCTACAAATACACTCAACGGTGATGTGGTCGATGAGATTAACATGTACTATGATTGTCGGTATATATCAACATGTGAAGGAACGTGGAGGCTTTTGG ATATGTTGTTATCAGATTCCGATAAGAAACAGTTTGCTCTTGTGGAGTTAGAGAAATTGTTATCTTTGTGGGGGAAGTGTTTGAGAGACTTTCTAGAAATGCCACTTCCAGACGAGACTAGCATGgggttgatggaaaacatgttGCTAGCCGAAGAGTTGGCATATGACAAGGAATCGTTGAAGACAAAGCATGAAACATTGGTAACACAGTTGACGGACGAGCAAAAGAATGTTTACAACTCTgtgatgaatgatattgattGTAATGGAGGTGGACTCATCTTTGTGTATGGTTACAAATGA
- the LOC116027415 gene encoding probable E3 ubiquitin-protein ligase ARI7: MESDDDMHDANDIESVDEDFYSDGDGYGYGDSAMDSDAGLADYDFLGNESDDGEELALRRSQRNYTVLKEEDIRQRQEDDITRISTVLSISREAACILLRRYNWSVNKVHEEWFADEERVRKIVGLLEKPIQLTNAKEVVCGICFDNCPLDSTVSAACGHPFCTTCWKAYISTSINDGPGCLMLRCPDPSCGAAVCQDMIDMLASNEDREKYYRYLLRSYIEGNRKTKWCPAPGCDSAIEYVLGSGSYDVICSCTYSFCWNCTEEAHRPVDCETVAKWILKNSAESENMNWILANSKPCPKCKRPIEKNQGCMHMTCTPPCKFEFCWLCLGAWSDHGERTGGFYACNRYEAAKHEGVFDESERRREMAKNSLERYTHYYERWATNQSSRQKALADLLQMQNVHLEKLSETQCQPESQLKFIIEAWQQIVECRRVLKWTYAYGFYLPENELAKRQFFEYLQGEAEAGLERLHQCAEKELQSYLNAEGPSNDFNDFRTKLAGLTSVTRNYFENLVRALENGLTDVDSRGACSKVMSSRNAAGSSKVKGGARGKGSGSSKNSDDSGGWACDQCTYLNPWSASTCQMCHHRRP; this comes from the exons ATGGAGTCAGATGATGATATGCACGACGCCAACGACATAGAGTCGGTCGACGAGGACTTCTACAGCGACGGCGACGGCTACGGCTATGGGGACTCCGCCATGGACAGTGATGCCGGGTTAGCCGACTATGACTTTTTGGGCAACGAGTCCGATGACGGCGAAGAACTCGCCCTTAGGCGTTCTCAG AGAAATTATACCGTTTTGAAGGAAGAAGACATTCGTCAACGTCAAGAGGATGATATAACAAGAATTTCCACTGTTCTTTCCATCTCAAGAGAAGCAGCATGCATACTTTTGCGCCGTTATAATTG GAGTGTAAATAAGGTCCATGAGGAATGGTTTGCTGATGAGGAAAGAGTTCGGAAAATTGTTGGCTTGTTAGAAAAGCCTATCCAACTTACCAATGCTAAGGAA GTGGTTTGTGGTATATGCTTTGATAACTGTCCTCTTGATAGCACAGTTAGTGCTGCATGTGGCCATCCCTTTTGTACTACATGTTGGAAAG CTTATATTAGCACATCCATCAATGATGGCCCTGGGTGTTTGATGCTGAGGTGTCCTGATCCATCATGTGGTGCTGCTGTTTGTCAAGATATGATTGATATGCTGGCATCTAATGAAGATAGGGAGAAGTATTACCGTTACCTTCTTAGATCTTATATAGAAGGTAACAGAAAG ACAAAATGGTGTCCTGCCCCAGGTTGTGACTCCGCTATTGAGTATGTTCTTGGGAGTGGAAGCTATGATGTTATATGCAGCTGCACCTATAGCTTTTGTTGGAAT TGTACAGAGGAAGCTCATCGGCCTGTAGACTGTGAGACTGTTGCCAAGTGGATTTTGAAAAACAGTGCTGAATCTGAAAACATGAATTG GATTTTGGCTAATTCAAAGCCCTGTCCCAAGTGCAAGCGACCAATTGAGAAGAACCAAGGTTGTATGCATATGACATGTACACCACCTtgtaaatttgaattttgttg GCTATGCCTTGGTGCATGGTCAGACCATGGCGAAAGGACAGGTGGTTTTTATGCATGCAATCGCTATGAAGCAGCAAAGCATGAGGGAGTG TTTGATGAATCTGAAAGGAGGAGAGAGATGGCCAAAAATTCCCTGGAACGATACACTCATTATTATGAACGGTGGGCTACCAACCAATCG TCTAGGCAAAAGGCTTTGGCAGATTTACTTCAAATGCAAAATGTACAT CTGGAAAAGCTTAGTGAAACCCAATGCCAACCTGAATCACAATTGAAGTTTATTATTGAAGCCTGGCAACAG ATAGTAGAATGTAGGAGAGTGCTGAAGTGGACTTATGCATATGGATTTTATCTTCCTGAGAATGAGCTTGCGAAAAGGCAGTTCTTTGAGTACTTGCAAG GTGAGGCTGAGGCTGGTCTTGAGAGGCTTCATCAATGTGCTGAAAAGGAATTGCAGAGTTATCTCAATGCCGAAGGCCCTTCCAATGATTTCAATGATTTCCGCACTAAACTTGCTGGTCTGACCAG CGTAACTCGCAACTACTTTGAGAATTTGGTTAGAGCATTGGAAAATGGCCTAACAGATGTGGATTCCCGTGGAGCTTGTAGCAAGGTGATGAGCTCAAGAAATGCAGCTGGGAGCAGCAAGGTGAAAGGAGGTGCTCGGGGAAAGGGGTCTGGGTCAAGCAAAAACTCGGATGATTCAGGTGGTTGGGCATGTGATCAGTGTACTTACTTGAACCCATGGTCTGCATCTACTTGTCAAATGTGCCACCATCGGCGACCATAA